One part of the Paenibacillus silvisoli genome encodes these proteins:
- a CDS encoding D-2-hydroxyacid dehydrogenase yields the protein MRKLVCVYDLEPKHRQRIREAAPGFEVVFGGDADETGMAEHFAEAEIFAGWDDAAAEASLRPGTPLRWVQAWGAGVEQMPFAAFAEHGVRLTNASGVHANGISETVLGMMLSFTRKLHLTMRNQVEKKWDWLGGLGEIHGKVLGIVGVGAIGEELARLAQAFRMRVLGVRNSGKPSPYVDQMYGADGLDTLLAESDYVVVTLPITKETHHLFDRTKFALMKPSAFFVNIGRGATTVTDDMVEALRTGVIAGAGLDVFEQEPLPSTHPLWELENVILTPHNSGNSIYYTDRAVDILVHNLGAYLSEGRAPMRNEVSLTQQY from the coding sequence ATGAGAAAGCTTGTATGCGTGTACGATTTGGAGCCAAAACACCGGCAGCGGATCCGCGAGGCTGCGCCGGGCTTTGAGGTCGTTTTTGGCGGCGATGCGGATGAAACGGGGATGGCGGAGCATTTTGCCGAAGCGGAAATATTCGCGGGCTGGGATGATGCGGCGGCTGAAGCCTCGCTGCGTCCGGGGACGCCGCTGCGCTGGGTGCAGGCATGGGGCGCCGGGGTGGAGCAGATGCCTTTCGCGGCTTTCGCCGAGCATGGCGTTCGGTTGACGAACGCGAGCGGCGTCCATGCGAACGGGATTTCGGAGACGGTGCTTGGCATGATGCTGAGCTTTACCCGCAAGCTGCATTTGACGATGCGCAACCAGGTGGAGAAGAAATGGGATTGGCTGGGCGGACTCGGCGAAATTCACGGCAAGGTGCTCGGCATTGTCGGTGTCGGCGCGATCGGCGAGGAGCTGGCTCGATTGGCGCAGGCATTCCGGATGCGCGTGCTCGGCGTGCGCAATTCCGGCAAGCCTTCGCCGTATGTGGATCAGATGTACGGTGCGGACGGATTGGACACGCTGCTGGCGGAAAGCGATTATGTCGTCGTGACGCTGCCGATTACGAAAGAGACGCATCACTTGTTTGACCGGACGAAATTCGCGCTGATGAAGCCGTCGGCGTTCTTCGTCAATATTGGCCGTGGAGCGACGACGGTCACGGACGATATGGTGGAAGCGCTGCGGACGGGCGTCATTGCTGGCGCGGGACTCGATGTGTTCGAGCAGGAGCCGCTGCCGTCCACGCATCCGTTGTGGGAGCTGGAAAATGTCATTCTGACGCCGCACAATTCCGGCAACTCCATCTATTACACGGACCGCGCGGTTGACATCCTTGTTCACAATCTCGGCGCGTACCTCAGCGAAGGCCGAGCGCCGATGCGCAATGAAGTAAGCTTGACTCAGCAATATTAG
- a CDS encoding Gfo/Idh/MocA family protein, which yields MTKKLKVGVIGAGGIFQWAHSEPLKNHPELEIVAICDIDFEKAKKAAEQHGIPQAFADYREVIAIPEIDIIDICTPNLFHSEIAVAALEAGKHVFCEKPDAVSVEEALRMKDAEEKSGKKLMVMRNNRFRPASQYIKKWIEQGNLGQAYAGRCGWTRRRGIPGKGGWFTTKELSGGGPLIDLGVHFIDLAMWFMGNPKPVSVTGATYTKFADAEDIAGSEHSKFGSKTADEGTFDVEDLAIGFIRFENGASLQIEFSWASNIQEEENFVELRGTKAGIKFSNGKLGIFGEDNGVVTDTFPHTGQDSGGHGEHLAHFVDVVQGRANPINTIEQGVDMIKILAAIYESARTGSEVKL from the coding sequence ATGACGAAGAAATTGAAAGTAGGCGTAATCGGCGCAGGCGGCATTTTCCAATGGGCGCACTCCGAGCCGCTTAAGAATCATCCGGAGCTTGAAATCGTGGCGATCTGCGATATCGACTTCGAAAAAGCGAAAAAGGCTGCCGAGCAGCACGGCATTCCGCAAGCGTTTGCGGACTACCGCGAAGTAATCGCGATTCCCGAGATCGACATCATCGACATCTGCACGCCTAACCTGTTCCACTCCGAAATCGCGGTTGCCGCTCTTGAAGCCGGCAAGCACGTATTCTGCGAGAAGCCGGATGCCGTTAGCGTGGAAGAAGCGCTTCGCATGAAGGATGCAGAGGAGAAAAGCGGCAAGAAGCTGATGGTTATGCGTAACAACCGTTTCCGTCCGGCTTCCCAATACATCAAGAAGTGGATCGAGCAAGGCAATCTTGGCCAAGCTTATGCAGGACGCTGCGGCTGGACTCGCCGTCGCGGCATTCCGGGCAAAGGCGGCTGGTTCACGACGAAGGAACTGTCCGGCGGCGGTCCGTTGATCGACCTTGGCGTTCACTTCATCGACCTTGCCATGTGGTTCATGGGCAATCCGAAGCCGGTTTCGGTTACCGGCGCGACGTACACGAAGTTTGCGGACGCTGAAGATATCGCTGGCTCCGAGCACAGCAAATTCGGTTCGAAAACGGCTGACGAAGGCACGTTCGACGTTGAGGATTTGGCAATCGGCTTCATCCGTTTCGAGAACGGCGCATCGCTGCAAATCGAATTCAGCTGGGCATCGAACATCCAAGAAGAAGAGAACTTCGTTGAGCTTCGCGGCACGAAAGCCGGCATCAAGTTCAGCAACGGCAAGCTTGGCATTTTCGGCGAAGACAATGGCGTCGTAACCGATACATTCCCTCACACGGGCCAAGACTCCGGCGGCCACGGCGAGCATCTTGCTCACTTCGTCGATGTCGTGCAAGGCCGCGCTAACCCGATCAACACGATCGAGCAAGGCGTGGACATGATCAAAATCCTTGCCGCGATTTACGAATCGGCGCGCACGGGTTCGGAAGTTAAACTGTAA
- a CDS encoding type 2 periplasmic-binding domain-containing protein — protein sequence MKKVAILTSAVLLAVSLAGCGSSNNETNNAPNTEGGAAPKPVDPSTFKEMHLEVLSQLPTNPRKPVEDKLTPIWREKTKVIPDFVEIPANTDYKSWLQMQILADTVPAVIANQNGIADDADNMEMLKKANMVREITLDEIKAYMPLTAKRLEDLGITVDQWYNASVDPTDGKLWAIPSLPSPLLKDEYRKTPYGDARLGNGGYGVWLRDDIMKKIYPNAMTADDFKKLAVSNKGKLLLEQVMDLPIRNLDDLYGYLKKVQDLNIKENGKTITPGHLQLDNSRGALQWSLFTATGLSMSQAYPLVINESKNLYADFELTPEWKNYISFMNKGFKDGLFGKEFYIQKNEQRDAKVINGEYAVVNMWAPIAANQEKVKKEGKTYGWRFYPIFASELDPNNQDSANQYFPLTTKWNSKAINPKKVTDDMIPQVLNWIDWNNSLEAADLRAWGTPDMYTGEGMERRYKPEFKKVEEYKLVGKQDETGDGWYYGIQGQDNTMTNPEVYGLAMADEMGYVYTPQIVYPFSESNYDQATIVNTAWQQHNMKNMTLFAELPVDEATQQARAEYDTVANDFNNNLIAPHNDELDNLIVKAITSPVADFDKNYKAYTDVLSESDIADGVKKLSDAWMKYYKLREGFLKKLN from the coding sequence ATGAAAAAGGTAGCCATACTGACGTCGGCTGTCCTGCTGGCGGTTTCGCTCGCCGGATGCGGCAGCTCGAACAACGAGACAAACAACGCACCGAACACAGAGGGCGGCGCAGCGCCGAAGCCTGTTGATCCATCAACATTCAAGGAAATGCACTTGGAAGTGCTTAGCCAGCTTCCTACGAACCCGCGCAAGCCGGTTGAAGACAAATTGACGCCGATCTGGCGCGAAAAAACGAAGGTAATTCCTGATTTCGTAGAAATTCCCGCTAACACCGACTATAAGAGCTGGCTGCAAATGCAAATTCTTGCGGACACGGTTCCAGCGGTAATCGCGAACCAAAACGGTATCGCGGACGACGCCGACAACATGGAAATGCTGAAAAAAGCAAACATGGTCCGCGAAATCACGCTGGACGAGATTAAAGCGTACATGCCGTTGACGGCTAAGCGTCTGGAAGATCTGGGCATTACGGTCGATCAATGGTACAATGCTTCCGTAGATCCGACTGACGGCAAGCTGTGGGCGATTCCGTCCCTGCCAAGCCCGCTGCTCAAAGACGAATACCGCAAAACGCCATACGGCGATGCCCGTTTGGGTAACGGCGGTTACGGCGTTTGGCTCCGCGACGACATTATGAAGAAGATCTACCCGAATGCGATGACTGCGGATGACTTCAAGAAGCTGGCCGTTTCGAACAAAGGCAAGCTGTTGCTTGAGCAAGTGATGGACCTTCCGATCCGCAATCTTGACGACCTTTACGGTTACCTGAAAAAAGTGCAGGACCTGAACATCAAAGAAAACGGCAAAACGATTACGCCGGGTCACCTGCAACTGGACAACTCCCGCGGCGCTTTGCAATGGTCGCTGTTTACGGCTACGGGCCTGTCGATGAGCCAAGCGTACCCGCTTGTCATCAACGAATCCAAGAACCTGTATGCGGACTTCGAATTGACGCCTGAATGGAAGAACTATATCTCGTTCATGAACAAAGGCTTCAAAGACGGCTTGTTCGGCAAAGAGTTCTACATCCAGAAGAACGAGCAGCGCGATGCGAAAGTCATCAACGGCGAATACGCTGTCGTGAACATGTGGGCACCGATCGCAGCGAACCAGGAGAAAGTGAAGAAGGAAGGCAAGACGTACGGCTGGAGATTCTATCCGATCTTCGCGTCCGAGCTTGATCCGAACAACCAAGATTCGGCGAACCAATACTTCCCGCTGACAACGAAATGGAACTCGAAAGCGATCAACCCGAAAAAAGTAACGGACGACATGATCCCGCAAGTACTGAACTGGATCGACTGGAACAACTCCCTTGAAGCTGCTGATCTGCGCGCTTGGGGTACGCCCGACATGTACACGGGCGAAGGCATGGAGCGCCGCTATAAGCCGGAGTTCAAGAAGGTTGAAGAGTACAAGCTTGTCGGCAAGCAAGACGAAACAGGCGACGGCTGGTACTACGGCATCCAAGGTCAAGACAATACAATGACGAACCCTGAAGTTTACGGTCTTGCGATGGCGGACGAAATGGGCTATGTTTACACGCCTCAAATCGTATATCCGTTCAGCGAAAGCAACTACGACCAAGCGACGATCGTGAATACGGCATGGCAGCAGCATAACATGAAGAACATGACGCTGTTCGCGGAGCTTCCGGTTGACGAGGCAACGCAGCAAGCGCGCGCCGAGTACGACACGGTTGCGAACGACTTCAACAACAACCTGATCGCACCGCACAACGACGAGCTGGACAACCTGATTGTTAAAGCAATCACTAGCCCGGTAGCGGACTTCGACAAAAACTACAAAGCTTACACCGATGTTTTGTCCGAAAGCGACATTGCCGACGGCGTCAAGAAGCTGTCCGACGCTTGGATGAAATATTACAAGCTTCGCGAAGGCTTCCTGAAGAAGCTGAACTAG